The following coding sequences are from one Mytilus trossulus isolate FHL-02 chromosome 8, PNRI_Mtr1.1.1.hap1, whole genome shotgun sequence window:
- the LOC134681806 gene encoding uncharacterized protein LOC134681806 — MGFSNGRAEYTLSQLLKSTLDAAGFSFAEIEFKKHSEFFFTRFNKMLCVSADTIYVGSRTEGISGGLYYSGEESDIDAILPFFEEYDVNDGQSYLDEGIEKPDINEDPWIYITAYHTLLCSRQTLFAFYDEEFPGYMKIYCLPNTHFSSRKVPARAEHVYGNQVFSKPGKEN, encoded by the coding sequence ggTTTAGCAATGGTCGAGCTGAATATACCCTATCTCAGTTGCTGAAAAGTACCTTAGATGCTGCTGGATTTTCCTTTGCAGAAATAGAATTCAAAAAGcattctgaattttttttcacacGTTTTAACAAAATGCTCTGTGTTTCTGCAGATACCATTTATGTTGGAAGTAGAACAGAAGGAATATCAGGCGGATTGTATTACTCAGGGGAAGAAAGCGATATCGACGCCATTTTGCCGTTCTTTGAAGAATACGATGTTAACGATGGCCAGTCCTATCTTGACGAAGGAATAGAAAAACCAGATATAAACGAGGACCCATGGATATATATAACTGCCTATCATACATTGTTATGTTCAAGACAAACGTTGTTTGCTTTTTACGATGAAGAATTTCCAGGTTATATGAAGATATATTGTCTTCCAAATACTCATTTCTCTTCTAGAAAGGTACCTGCAAGAGCAGAACATGTATATGGAAACCAAGTCTTTTCAAAACCTGGTAAGGAAAACTGA